Within Vicia villosa cultivar HV-30 ecotype Madison, WI linkage group LG1, Vvil1.0, whole genome shotgun sequence, the genomic segment tttccaggggtttttgttaaaatgaaggaattggtgtggaagctaaccctttccagggaactTGGATTTaaaggattgattttggaggctaaccctttccagggtttttgttaaaatgaaggaattggtgtggaagctaaccctttccagggaattttgtgCTTAATGAATGATTGGGTaacactccattaattattaaaggatgaaaggattaattgagacttcttttttaaagcccaagattaaggctgactgtGACTAAGAATAGACAgatgtggaacctagactctgctaaggaggaaaattattggaaatttgaagataaaggtgacagagactgtccatgtctctcattccaagaGGTGAACTCAAtattgagattgagacaatcttagcttgtttaaagtctggtttaaagagtaggagaatctcaccagggtaggctaaaaggtgactaaagacctgttcctatgtttataagtaacctgatgggtccttgtatacaagctcaagataaagctgggaatgcttttaagaagcctgtgggtccttttacaaacccaagaggaggctaatcgagggtcatcgagggtccttgttatagaacaagagaaagctatgtggttttgaacttattttggctctaagcaaatgggtaagaggtttcaccgggaataattcctcttgggtgggatgtgccctatttttgttctaaggcttttttcaagatgtttcaccgggaataattcatctcgaGGTTtaaactaaagatctctaattaggaaagagccttcaccgggaagacattctcaatcctaggccatagtcctataatatatatatatatatatatatatatatatatatatatatatatatatatatatatatatatagtttatccgTCCTAAGATTGACActcagacggagttctaaacagtatatatatatagtatatatatttgacagtaatttaaatgaaagcttgtaaatggaaagctataaagcctaacctggatggagtggaggcctttgaaagatgtatgtacaaagccttactagtaactttattgtttattgataacagttgaatgatttattgaaaatagttgaatgatttattgaaaacagttgaaagtttagtttgaaaacagaagaaatgaagatggacactaggtcacataggtatctgaagagtttcaccgggaataatgcccttcaaataccagaagaatgttttgaaaacagatgaggagattttgtaaatacagttttgaaaaacaaactatgaaaagaaaaaggtgttgggtcttacactctattagaggcccgttgaaaatgatttactgtttatgaaaaatagtTGAATGATGATTGtattttgaaatgattactgttgtgaaaacagttgattgatgatttgaaatgattactgttatgaaaacagttttatgagttttaggcttacctcgaataatgagaaattggatttctgagtttgaggtattaccttgatcctcaagtgatatgcttggaataaattaggatctcaacagatgTTAAGCATCCACCCCAGCAAAATAGAATGCcgaataagctcacagcttacagcattctttGATCTTCCAATAACTATTTAAGGATTTCTACAGCAAATgaaagaccaaacaaacagacaaagcCCGAAGAcgacagagaaataatctcgaagtctcggatgaagtgagaaaattcaagtaatgtgcaacagtaatcaaatagaaatttaaatgattaactacacaaaataatatgaaaatatccaaattcaaatgaaattaatcctaagagaagatattttgtgatttttcatgaaagaagaaaataattagaaacataaacataaatatgtatctaatatattttttggtattttaataaaggattagaaaatgaaattaaatcctatatttaaaataaaatactaaatactttttatatgaaaaatattttaaagaaaatttaaagagataataaaataaatagtaatgGGCCAGGGGTGCTGAAATCAGATGGGGAGGTGAAGGCCCAATTGACTTAAGctgaaataataattaattaaaaaaaaggttGCTGGGTCAGGTCGGGTCGGGTCATGAGGAACCCGGATCCACCCAACTCTTAGTGAACAAGGGGTGGGTTAGACAAACCCTAACAAGAAAATGAGGCAGCgcctctttcttctttctttctttcttattttcacgatatttctcttaactcctccatatctttcAAGCTTTTGAATGACAAAAACAACTCTGTGGCTCTCTCTCGGTTTCGCTCAAACAACAACGAAACGAACCTCGTTTCGCTCTTGTCCTCTCTCACGAACGCTCCCTCTCTACTCACATCGCCCTCTCTCATTCTCGATGCTCACTCTCCGGCAGCAACCTGTGTGTCTCTCTCGGTTCTCTTTCTCGGAGCAACAACAACTTTTTACCTCTCGATTTCCTCTCTTGGTGAGCAACGAGACTCATCTTCTCTCTCACGATGACTACAACAAAAACCGACCTCTCTTCCTTGCTGTGAACAACAAACAATCTCTCTCGGTTGCTCGCGGTACTATCATGTTCAAGGTaacaaaaatcattttctcttcttcataTGACATAGCAACAAACTTATGATCTCTGTATTTTGATTTTCGGATGGTAATCAAGAATATATTTGTAGTTTCAGATTATCAGTAATATCGAGAGTGAAGGTGGCGACTTACTTGCGGCAATGAGGTCTTTGCCAGATTATTGTTGAAGGTATGTAAACTATTTACTTCCTCTCTTGAGAATCTGCTGTAAGTTTGTTGCTGTGTTGTTCTGCGTTTTTTAACCTTTGAATATGTCGCTGCTACTGCTTTGAatttttgttgaaaattgttTATGATTGCTGCGAATTTGTGAACTTGAACCGCTTCTGAATTGCTGTTGATTGTATGCTGAATTTTTGCTTTGAGTTGTCACAAATTGTTGTTGCTTGAACGGTTCAAAACCGTGATGAACTGTTGATGTTGCTGAACCGCTTTTGAATTGTTGTTGTCGATGTTGAAACAACTTTGAACTTGTTGCTAACAACTTTAAATTGTTGTTGCAATCTCCCTTTGATGAAGACGATGCCACCACCTCTTTGGAttgtgggagacttgaagatgaagcTTCAAGTTGCTCGGATGCTCCAAGTTGTttggagacttgaagatgaagatcttcaagtgAGGTATGAAGAATTACCTCCTCCTTCTTTGTAACTAGAATACTCACCTTCAATAGAGAGACTATTGGCTTGAgaatttcttcttgccaagagATCTATTGAACAATATGAgcaaaagagagaagagagaaagcaagtagtaaagttgctttggtgtgtctaatactgaggtatgcacttgtatttataggcaaagagttcagtgtaattgtagaggagtgagcttgcttagtgaagtcattttggtttcttggctatgaagaaattcaaggaatcttgcaaatgtgatcattgcattttcgagctagctccccatccattgatctcttctgatcttaggggacaattctgatgcagaggagagcttcaattggttgggagaatattcttttggtgattcatccatttgccataaattctcaaatgtaatcattacataatcacatgcctttgttttttgggaatattctttaATGCTtatgaaataatgaaaatgaatgcatggcatcttcACTTATGTGTTATGGATCATgtagcatcaattggtagaggtatttgcacaaatttgcaaagttccaaattatACATGATCTATAATTTCTCTTCacgaggccaactttgaacaagcataactcctagctcaaaatgaatttggagaaggttgagtaTAATTTGGAAAgaccttaacatgtacttcaattcattagtttggagtttcttcaaaatcacttgaGAAAAATGTGTAAAAtgggcctaaagttggaagaaaattaggttaaaaacacttagaattttttctaagtttttatgacctataacttccaaagctcatatctcttaaatgattgatctcttgaaaaaagttccaatgtgagaagttgttttattttgtgagatctacaactttcatgttggaagttttttgagttgagtaggtgaaattttgagatccatgaactaggtcaaaatgcactagtttgactttttgattcttgatgaattttcttgattttctttggtcaaatgaattcaataatcatatgttaatgatattgatccttaaaagtcatggtttgacctaaaatcctaaaagtcaaaggtgatcttgtacaactgactttttctagatgaagtgaaatcttggaccttTTGTAATGAATCAAACTCCCCTCCTcagatgaatggtatgaatggattatatggaggtaatagaagttattgagccatgttttgagttgtggacccctgtcctgattaaaagtcaactatccaggtgaattaggtttgaaaccctaattgtagATCAGATGGAATAGAtaactgtaggtcttgaattgaagtacaatgcttaatggatattgtcatatggatcatttgaagatgattgaaacctttgagtgatgcccttgagctttgtagggtttcccaaatgtggtccctgattttagtccttgatgggctcaaaaccatagctgagcaaacctgagtctagatgactggtgtctaatcaatcataggtgaatgaatgaatcatttgagtcccatgattgtattagagtttATTCTTATAttaattgatcctttgcctgaactctcttgtccttgagcaccctcgattgAGTACCAGATAAACAAGTGACTGTTTTGAGTACCTGTCTTGAAATGtttggagatgtgacatctcaggggggtcaaaattagggtatgacacaagcCATTGGAGATGCATGTTGCTGCAACAAGGTCTCTATATTCAGCTTCTGAAGAAGAACAGACAATTGTGGTTTTATTTTTGGTTCTCCAAGAAATGAGAGAAGAGCCAATGTAAAAGCAAGAGCCTGACACTGATCTTCTTGTATCCACACAACCAGCCCAATCAACATCTGAAAAACCTGTTAGATGTATGGTAAACTTCCTAGGGAAGAATAAACTACAACCTGAGCAAGATTTTATGTATCTTAGAACTCTGCAAGCTGCATTATAGTGAATCATGGTTGGTTTGGAAAGGAACTAGCTAAGATGTTGTGTGATAAAGGTGATGTCAGGTCTGGTGGTATTCAAGTAAATGGGCCTACCATTCAATCTTCTATAGGCTGGTACATCAAGATATGGAGGGTTGGTGTCCTTGAAAAGTTTGATGCTCAAATCAGATGGAGTATTCGCAGGTTTGGAGGCAAGGAAACCCGAGTCAGACAAGAGATCAGTATAATACTTCCTTTGGCATAAGGAAATCCCTTGTTGTGAATGTGCCACTTCCAATCCTAAGAAATACTTGAGTGTGCCAAGATCTTTTATTTGAAAGCTTAATGAAAAGTGTTCTTCATTAGTTGAAATTCTGCCAGAGAATTGCCAGCTAGTAtcacatcatcaacataaacaagaaGAAATGTTAGTGAATCATTTGTGACTTTGTCAAATAGTGAGTGATCTGCAAATGCTTGTGTGTAACCATGGTGAACCAGAAGTGAAGCAAGTTTCTCATGCCATTGCCTGCTAGCCTGTTTTAGGCCATAAAGAGACTTTATTAGTTTGCAAACCTGATTAGGTTTGGTAGTCTGAACTCCTTGAGGAACAATCATGTATACATCCTCATGTAACTCACCATGGAGGAAGGCATTATTTACATCTAGCTGGTGTAGGTGCCAATGTTGATGGAAGCCAAAGCTATTACCAATCTGACTGTTGTCATCTTGACTACAGGAGAAAATGTGTCAGTGTAATCTAGTCCTTCAATTTGGTTATAGCCTTTTGCTACTAACCTAGCTTAGAACCTCTCTATGCTTCCATCAGCTCTATGTTTCACTTTGTAACAGAGATGTCATTCCCGGACGCTATGGCCGCTATAGCGGCGCTCCGGAGCGGAGCGGCCCCCTCCTGTGCGGGACAGAGGGTGTGGTCGCGGACATGCTGTAGCGCCCGCTACAGCCGAGAAAGCGAATCGCGGATCGTTCCCGGGCGGAGCGGATCCAGatccatttttttttattaatttttttctggTGAAAATTACAGTTTTGCCCTcgttttaaagtaaaacagtttTCCCATTTTTGTTTTCTACCGCTTCTCTATCGTGCTTCTCTATCGTGCTTCTCACTCTCTATTGCCCTAAGTTTCTGCCGTCATCTCAGCTTCTCACTCTCGCCGTCAGCCACCATACCTCTCGCTCTCAGCTTCTCACTCTCTCTCAGGCCCAGTCGTCTCTCTCTCTCCCATCAGATTCCCGCCGTCGTCTCACTCTCTCTCACTCTTGGTAATCTTCCTCTCTTTTCTTTCTACTTCTGTGTTCAtatcttttcccttttttttatttattccccAGGTtcatttttttccctttttttatttattccccAGGTTCatattttttccctttttttttatttattccccACTGTTTTACTCCCAATGTGgctatttatttattcttaaaatttttttttgtcaattatagAACAACATGGCAGCTTCTTCCTCAACACCAAATTCTGCGTCGGTCGCTTCGTGTGCTCCAACGTTCAAACCGACCAATAGCAAAGACATAGGATGGAAATATAATCATTTGAAGGAATTGAATAACCGGAAGAGAGTCACATGTGATTTCTGTAATTTAACCAGCAGTGGGGGAATTAGTCGGGCAAAAAGGAATCAAGCAGGAATTCAAGGTGACGTAGTTCCTTGTTCGAAAACACCCGAGGATGTTAAGGCTATATTACGTGCTGACATGTTTGAGAAAGTAAAAATTAAGAAAGGAATACAAGAAATTGCGGTGCAAATAGATGCGGATGATACCATGGATATCGAGGAAATAAGTAGGATTCGAACCGGAAAGAGGCTTGCTGAGGGTGAGACCTCTTCAATAGCCGTCAAGAGGACTAAAGGGCCATTAGATTTGGTGTATAAGAAGGCTAAGGACACAAGCATCAATGATGCTTGTGATAAAGAAGCAAGGGCAAGAACCATCCAGTATGTTGCTCGCTTTTTTTATACATGTGGAGTTGCTTTTAATGTAGCAAATGCAAGAGCTTTTAAGTTGATGTTGGAAGCCGTTGGGAGCTATGGTCCTCATTTGAAGCCACCAAGTTATCATGAACTTAGGGTTCCACTTCTTAAAAATGAGTTGGAATATACGAAAGGTTTGTTGAAAAACCAAGAAGTGCAAAGGAACAAATACGGTTGTTCAATTATGTCGGATGGTTGGACGGATAGAAAAGGTAGAACATTGATCAATTTCTTGGTCAATTGCCCGGTGGGGaccatgtttgtgaagagtgtggATGCTTCTGACTATGCAAAGACGGGGGATAAGCTAGCCGAGTTGTTGGACACATTTGTTGAAGAAATGGGTGAAAAAAAATGTTGTCCAATTGATCACCGACAATGGAAGTAATTATGTAGCGGCGGGTAAAGTATTGTGTGAAAAGAGGAAACATTTGTTTTGGACTCCATGTGCTGCCCATTGTATAGACCTTATGTTAGAAGACATAGGCAAAATTCCAAAGGTGAAAAAGGTTATACAAAAAGGGATTAAGGTTGTGGGCTACATTTATAACCATACGTTTGCTTTGAATTTAATGAGAAAGACTACCGGCAATGTTGAATTGGTTAAACAAGGAGTGACCAGGTTTGCTACCCACTTCCTTTGTCTACAAAGGATGCAAGAGCTGAAAGGAAAGCTTAGAGAGATGTTCCTTTGTGAAGAATGGACAAGTTCCAAGTGTGCCAAAGATGCTAAAGGAAAAAGAGCAGCTACTACTATTCTTAATGTATCATTTTGGAGTGATGTTCTCTACACTCTCAAGTGCATGGTGCCTCTTGTAGATGTGCTAAGAATGGTTGACAATGAAAGGAAACCCGCAATGGGATACATATACGCCGCAATGGGGGTAGCGAAGGAATCGATTGAAAAAGCTTTCAGTTTAAATTCAAGCAAATACAAAGCAGTTTTTGAAATCATTGATAAAAGATGGGAGTGTCAACTTCATCATCCGCTACATGCTGCAGGTCACTATCTCAATCCTGAATATTATTATTCTAATCCAGAAATTGAGTCCGATGCTAGATTGGTGAGAGGCCTCCGTAAGTGCATTGAGAGACTTAGTGAAAGTGAAGATGTGGAGGATTTGATTTCAGTAGAATTGGCACAATACCGGGGTGCTACAGGTCTCTTTGGTATAAAAGCGGCAATGAGACAAAGGTCGACATTAGCTCCAGGTAAGATGGaatgattttttgaagttttacATGTGATATACTTTGTGTTATGTATAGGGAATGATTTTTTACAATTACTTGCAGCTGAGTGGTGGAAGTCTTATGGAGCGGAAACTCCGCATTTGCAATTGTTGGCTATTAAAGTGTTGAGTTTGAGTTGCAGTGCTTCCGGATGTGAGCGTAACTGGAGCATATTTGAGCAtgtgattattaattttatactAGGATATTAAAGTATCTTACATGCaagtataattaaattaatacttcAAATTATTGTATTTTAGATTCACTccaagaagagaaataaattggaacatcaaaaattgcaAGACTTGGTGTTTATCAAGTATAATCAAGCTTTGGTAGAGAGGATTGAAATTCGAGA encodes:
- the LOC131658674 gene encoding uncharacterized protein LOC131658674, producing MAASSSTPNSASVASCAPTFKPTNSKDIGWKYNHLKELNNRKRVTCDFCNLTSSGGISRAKRNQAGIQGDVVPCSKTPEDVKAILRADMFEKVKIKKGIQEIAVQIDADDTMDIEEISRIRTGKRLAEGETSSIAVKRTKGPLDLVYKKAKDTSINDACDKEARARTIQYVARFFYTCGVAFNVANARAFKLMLEAVGSYGPHLKPPSYHELRVPLLKNELEYTKGLLKNQEVQRNKYGCSIMSDGWTDRKGRTLINFLVNCPVGTMFVKSVDASDYAKTGDKLAELLDTFVEEMDLMLEDIGKIPKVKKVIQKGIKVVGYIYNHTFALNLMRKTTGNVELVKQGVTRFATHFLCLQRMQELKGKLREMFLCEEWTSSKCAKDAKGKRAATTILNVSFWSDVLYTLKCMVPLVDVLRMVDNERKPAMGYIYAAMGVAKESIEKAFSLNSSKYKAVFEIIDKRWECQLHHPLHAAGHYLNPEYYYSNPEIESDARLVRGLRKCIERLSESEDVEDLISVELAQYRGATGLFGIKAAMRQRSTLAPAEWWKSYGAETPHLQLLAIKVLSLSCSASGCERNWSIFEHIHSKKRNKLEHQKLQDLVFIKYNQALVERIEIRDKIDPMEFSEINFHTKWLVGEMEKVGDDGEELVDPNHDLTWTQVAEASGANEPLIYTRRSMARPQTSSPPRATIAPRATIAQHVVVEEY